The Planococcus halocryophilus nucleotide sequence ATTTTACAAAACTACCTTGAAAAAAAATACGCGGATTATATTTAAAAAGCATCCAGAGCTTGTTCTCTTGGATGCTTTTTTGATTGATCGCATTTACATTTCCTCCATGTAGAGAACTTCCCACATATGACCATCCAAGTCTATAAAGCTAGCATAATACATGAATTCGTCATCTACTTTTTCATTTGCTGGTTGAGCTCCAGCCTTTAATGCCTTACTGATTAACTCGTCTACTTTTGCTTTGCTTGAAGCTGAAATAGTGAGAATAACTTCTGAATGGCTAGAGGTATCTGTAATTCCTTTTTTTGTAAACCCTTTAAAATATGATTCAGTCAGGAGCATCACATAACTAGTGGGGCCAATAATCAAAGCTGCCCCATCGTCATTGGTCATCTTGTTTTCAAATTCAAATCCGAGTTCCTGAAAAAAAGAAACAGATTTCTCCAAGTTTTTCACCGGCAAATTGACGAAGATGTGACTCGATTGGATAGACATTGATTGTTCCTCCTTTTTGAAAATAATGTTATCTTCATCATTCGACGAATACTCCCCTTTTCCTGCAAAAAAAAGACCCTAGAAAGGATCTTTCAAGCGATTCGATAATGAATCAAATATGACAATGCTACAAAAACAGATGGAAGAACTATAAACGCAACAAAGATCAACATTTGTGTGCTTATGGATGGTGAAAGCAAAATGGCCGGGAATATCGGCCCAATGACTAAAAGAGAAGCCAAAACACGGGATAAAAACTGAACTTTATAGCGTTCACTACAAGTGCGGCACGTAATCAGTTTATATGCTGCCAACAACGATTTACTGACTTGTTCCCATGTGAATGGCATACGACAAACTTCACATCTCTCCATTAATGATCTTCCTTTAATCTATCAACATATTGTTTTGCGTCTAGGAGAGACCAGCCAAACTCTTCACGTGTTCGTTTCATCGCTTCAACTATTTTTACTTTTTGTAAAAGTTCTCGCAGTTCGTCATTTATTTCCGGTTCAATCCATTCTTCCCCTTGCTGTATTTGTGTTAGCTGTTTCTCAAGTTGCCTCACTTTTTTCTCTAATGCATTGATCTTTTTTCTGAAGCTGTATAGATTAAATATCCATACATCAACACTGTGCCCGTAATGATGAATACCCAAAATAAATCCATTTGCTACACTCCTAAATCTTCATTTCCACGTTGATAAAATCCATCCATTTCTTCTTTTGGCACTAACGCACCTCCGGTTGCCCAAACAATATGCGTAGCCGTGTTCATTGGAATTTTATTTACTTGTGCGTAATCACTTGCTTGAATTTTCAATGGCCCGAGTAAACCTGCCGTAGCAGAAGGTTCCACGAAAATGCCTTCACTTGAGGCTAACAGTGTTAATAACGAAAACAATTGTTGATCTTCGATGGTATAAATGCCACTCACTGTTTTTTCGCTAATACCTGAAGCAAAACTAGATGGTCGTCCAACTGCTAAGCCGTCACCTTCTGTCATATTGTCGATGCCAAAGTCTTGAACACAAACTTTATTTTTTGCACCGGTCATTAACCCAATTAAAACAGCTGGCGAATGTGTGGGTTCCACAAAAAAACAATGAACTTCATCACCGAAAACTTGCTTGAGGCCGAACGCAATGCCCCCCGGTGCACCGCCTACTCCACAAGGTAAATAAACAAATAGTGGATGTTCGGCATCAACTTGTACGCCCGCATCATTCAATTGTTGCTTGAGACGAAAAGCAGCCACACTATACCCTAAAAACAAATGCTTGGATTTTTCATCATCAACAAAATAGGCATTTGGCTTGGCCAATGTTTCGTTACGTCCAGCTAAAATAGCTTCACTAAAATCGCCTTTAAATTCGACGACGGTAGCCCCTTTTTCACGCAGTAACTCTTTTTTCCATTGTTTTGCGTCTGCAGACATGTAAACAAAAACTTGGAACCCAAGTTTCGCGCTAATAATGCCAATACTTAGACCAAGATTCCCTGTAGACCCTACCCCTATGGAATATTGGCTAAAAAACTCTTTAAACTTTCCGGATGAAAACTGCTCGTACGATTGCTCAGTTGAAATGATACCGGCATCTATTGCTAATTTTTCTGCATGATGCAATACTTCGTAAACACCACCACGCGCTTTAATAGACCCCGCAATTGGTAATTCATTATCGCATTTTAAAAACAGCAATCCCTCAATATTATCTGTAAATCGATCGTTTAATTGAGTTTTCATGTTAGGGATTTCACGCAAAGGTGATTCGACAATACCATTTGCTTCTGCCGTGTCAGGAAATTCTGATGCTAAAAATGGAGCAAAGCGTTGCCAAAGCTGCTCTGCTTTTTCCATATCTGCTAAAGAAACTGGTAAGTTGTTCATATCAGCCATTTTTTTAAGTTTCGGGTTTAGCCAAACAACTGGCTTTAAGTTCATGATTGGTTGTAACAAAGGATAGGTTGAAATCCATTCTTTTAATTGCCGTTGTTCTACGTTCATACAAATCCCCTTCCGTTCGAATCATTTATTAATTTCATCATACAGAAGCAACCCAATAATTTCACTCCCTATATTTTGTCAGTTAATTTATTGAAAGTCGACTGACACCTTTATTAATCCCTAGTAAAACCAGTCCAATTAATAAGGGTACCCACCACTGAATTCGGATGACTGGGCCTATGCCATCAAAGAAAAATCCAACTCCCATGATAAAAGCAAATCCGACCATGCCGAACAATCCCGATAATACATATACTTTCCATTCTTTGATTTCAGGTTTGAAAACAGAAGAACGAATGTAGTAAAAAACAAAATGATATTGCGTTTGTTTTCTGTTGGCATATTGGCGATCAGTTCATCAGCATATGCTTCTAATGAATCAACAAAGAAATCTCGAGCGTCTTTGCCATCTTCTTGCGCTTCGATTAAATGATCTAGTACATCCATTAGTAATTCTTCTGCTACGTGTTCGTCGACTCTCAAATCTGTTCGAATATACAGCAATAAACCCTCATAAATTTTCTCATTTTTGAATTTAGCAACTCTCGTTTGTGATTGTTTTCTTTAATTAGTTATTTTGTTCCCCTCATTTTTATCACTCCTTTTTAGCAATTGACTAACCGGTTGAGCAATTTGCATCCATTCAGAAGAGATTTGTTCAAGTTCCGCATTTCCTTCATCGGTTAAAAAATAATATTTACGATTAGGACCAGTTGCAGAAGGTCTCATTTCTCCACGGATAAAGCCGTTTTTTTGAAGCCTTAACAACACAGGATAAATCGTACCATCGCTAATATCAGGCAATCCTATCTGCTGAAGTTTTTGGGACAATTCGTAGCCGTAAACTGGTTGTTCTTCTATTATGGCCATGACACATGCATCCAAAACCCCTTTCAATAACTGACTTCTAAGAGCCATTACTTTTCCTCCTCAAGGTATTTGGCATTACAAGATAGCTATTTAAAAAAATCTATCTTGTATCACCAACTAGTTAATTTCATTATATTCAATCTTTTTCCAATTATCAACGATTACTATTTTCTATTTAAAAAAACCGACCAAAAGGCCGGCTCTACAAAGTTCCTGCTTTTAATTTTTCGTGCCAATCTGCAAGCATAGGCATATCCGCTTCGTTGATTGCTTTCGTGTTCAATGCTTGTTCGACAAGTGCTGGGAAATTCGTTAGCGTATGGAACGTATAACCTGCTCCTGTGATAGCTTCGATTGACTGAGGCAAATCGTAAGTGAAAATAGCTACGATTCCTAGAACTTCAAACCCTACTGCTTCAAGTGCTTGCGCTGCTTGCAAGACGGATCCACCTTTAGAGATTAAATCTTCAACAACAACCACTTTTTTACCGGTTTCGATTTTACCTTCAATCATATTCGTTTGACCATGTTCTTTTGCTTTCGACCGCACATAAACCATTGGTAATTCCAGCAAATCACTAACCCATGCAGCATGTGGAATACCAGCTGTCGCTGTTCCTGCTACCACTTCACAATCAGGATAATATTCGTTAATTGTCTCTGCTAAACCTTTGGCAATGTCTTTCCGCACTGCCGGGTAGGACATTGTTAATCGATTATCGCAATAAATCGGAGATTTAACACCAGATGCCCAAGTAAACGGATCTTGCGGGCGCAATTCAACTGCACCGATCGATAATAAATGATTTGCTATTTCGTATTTCAAGATTTCCCACTCCATTCTGCTTGGATTTGTGCGTAACTTTCTGCCGGATTTTCAGCTTTGGTAATCGCTCGGCCAACTACGATATGAGTCGATCCTTTTATTCGTGCCTGTGCTGGAGTTGCGACGCGTTTTTGATCATCAGCCGACACCGAAGCCGGACGAATGCCTGGTGTTACACGTAGAAAGTCTTGTCCGCATGCTTCGCCAATAGCCTCTGCCTCAAGCACCGAACAAACAACACCATCTAATCCTGCTTGCATCGCTCGCTTTGCGTAATGTAAGACAGACTCTTCTAAACTGACATAAACCAATTGATCCTCATGCATATCTTCTTCACTTGTCGAAGTTAATTGGGTCACTGCAATCAATTTCGTCTCACTACCTGCCAACCCACGTTTTGCTGCTTGCATCATTTCAAGCCCACCAGCAGCATGGACATTGACTAAATCTACTTTCAATTTGGCCAAGCCTCGCATAGCGGACTCTACTGTATTGGGAATGTCATGCAGTTTTAAATCCAAGAAAATGTCATGACCTTGTGATTTTATAAAACGAACCAATTCAGGTCCTTCTTGAAAATAAAGCTCCATGCCTACTTTAACAAAAAGCGGCTCAGAAAATTGTGCTAAAAATTCTTCTACTTGTTGTTTGGATGCAAAATCTAAAGCGATAATGGGTTTATTCACAGACGGTGGCTCCTTCCGACAAGCTGTTCTACCGAATCAAATCCAAGTTCATGCAATCGTTCAGGAAGTTGTCCAATGATTTCTGGACACACAAATGGATTAACAAAATTTGCTGTTCCGACAGCTACAGCACTTGCTCCGGCTGATAAAAAGTCGATGACGTCATCTACATTTGTTACACCACCCATACCAATGATTGGCAGTTTCGTGTGTTG carries:
- a CDS encoding VOC family protein yields the protein MSIQSSHIFVNLPVKNLEKSVSFFQELGFEFENKMTNDDGAALIIGPTSYVMLLTESYFKGFTKKGITDTSSHSEVILTISASSKAKVDELISKALKAGAQPANEKVDDEFMYYASFIDLDGHMWEVLYMEEM
- a CDS encoding TIGR04104 family putative zinc finger protein codes for the protein MERCEVCRMPFTWEQVSKSLLAAYKLITCRTCSERYKVQFLSRVLASLLVIGPIFPAILLSPSISTQMLIFVAFIVLPSVFVALSYLIHYRIA
- a CDS encoding D-serine ammonia-lyase — protein: MNVEQRQLKEWISTYPLLQPIMNLKPVVWLNPKLKKMADMNNLPVSLADMEKAEQLWQRFAPFLASEFPDTAEANGIVESPLREIPNMKTQLNDRFTDNIEGLLFLKCDNELPIAGSIKARGGVYEVLHHAEKLAIDAGIISTEQSYEQFSSGKFKEFFSQYSIGVGSTGNLGLSIGIISAKLGFQVFVYMSADAKQWKKELLREKGATVVEFKGDFSEAILAGRNETLAKPNAYFVDDEKSKHLFLGYSVAAFRLKQQLNDAGVQVDAEHPLFVYLPCGVGGAPGGIAFGLKQVFGDEVHCFFVEPTHSPAVLIGLMTGAKNKVCVQDFGIDNMTEGDGLAVGRPSSFASGISEKTVSGIYTIEDQQLFSLLTLLASSEGIFVEPSATAGLLGPLKIQASDYAQVNKIPMNTATHIVWATGGALVPKEEMDGFYQRGNEDLGV
- a CDS encoding PadR family transcriptional regulator, yielding MALRSQLLKGVLDACVMAIIEEQPVYGYELSQKLQQIGLPDISDGTIYPVLLRLQKNGFIRGEMRPSATGPNRKYYFLTDEGNAELEQISSEWMQIAQPVSQLLKRSDKNEGNKITN
- the pyrE gene encoding orotate phosphoribosyltransferase, with amino-acid sequence MKYEIANHLLSIGAVELRPQDPFTWASGVKSPIYCDNRLTMSYPAVRKDIAKGLAETINEYYPDCEVVAGTATAGIPHAAWVSDLLELPMVYVRSKAKEHGQTNMIEGKIETGKKVVVVEDLISKGGSVLQAAQALEAVGFEVLGIVAIFTYDLPQSIEAITGAGYTFHTLTNFPALVEQALNTKAINEADMPMLADWHEKLKAGTL
- the pyrF gene encoding orotidine-5'-phosphate decarboxylase gives rise to the protein MNKPIIALDFASKQQVEEFLAQFSEPLFVKVGMELYFQEGPELVRFIKSQGHDIFLDLKLHDIPNTVESAMRGLAKLKVDLVNVHAAGGLEMMQAAKRGLAGSETKLIAVTQLTSTSEEDMHEDQLVYVSLEESVLHYAKRAMQAGLDGVVCSVLEAEAIGEACGQDFLRVTPGIRPASVSADDQKRVATPAQARIKGSTHIVVGRAITKAENPAESYAQIQAEWSGKS